In Aquiflexum balticum DSM 16537, a single genomic region encodes these proteins:
- the hsdR gene encoding type I restriction-modification system endonuclease, producing the protein MDHSNFSYLETEFPILFNIGLAAEFNLHQDPITCMFKLRQFGERVSELLFELHHLDFPYDNSFHNRLKILEFENVLPNQVKDLLHAIKQKGNVAVHQNKGSLEDAKGLLFSTFKIAKWFYQTYSEENDDLSTVKFHLPGKLDARHALYELEKEYANLQEKFDALLDERSTAKLPEEKLIEIQDRSQKAARKIEMSEAETRLLIDEQLRTAGWEVDTQTINFRKHRIQPKRGMNLAIAEWPCGSKWADYALFVGTQLYGIVEAKKYASDISTDLSQSKVYAACIEVGHEAELLGEWQGYKVPFLFSTNGRAYLEQIKTKSGVWFLDVRIKHNSSKALQGWYSPEGLIKLLEKDLKASEDKLKSEPVDFLESNSGLGLRKYQIEAIQELEKVLLNNPDRSRALVTMATGTGKTRTIIGLCYRLIQSNRFKRILFLVDRTLLATQAINSFKDNKIIGLNTFSEIYGIKELQDKVPELDTRLHFATVQGMVKRLFYSQDLDVPPVDQYDCIIIDEAHRGYLIDREMDDEELNFKDQRDYVSKYRMVLDYFDAYAIGLTATPALHTTEIFGTAVYTYSYREAVIDGYLIDHEPPYIIKTKLSEEGITWEKGAQPKALDRESNTIIELEKLEDELKIDIAGFNKQVITPSFNRTVIQQLVKELDPDGEEKSLFFAATDEHADMVVAYLKEEFAAIGVDVADNAIQKITGKSYNPKDQFLRFKNEKHPNIAVTVDLLTTGIDVPAICNLVFMRRVKSRILYEQMLGRATRRCDEIGKEVFRIYDAVKIYETLEDFTQMKPVVANPKVSFRQLVEEFKDIDQGERAKRQVEQLVAKLQRKKKYLEGDQEDKFIYNAKGAKPDEFLEQLKNLDTPAAVSQILQLSGLWKFLDELRPEVALPLMSDHEDKYLGTERGYGKAEKPEDYLDNFTQFIQENQNKIEALKIVCSRPTELDRKSLRELMLALDQEGYNAHTLNAAWKAYKNEDIAADIISYIRTLSLGSSLVSHEEKVRKAVESIRQMKDWNKTQLKWIDRFEKQLLKETVLRKEDLDQDPFDEAGGFDRLNRIFEEQLEEVIAEMNRNLYA; encoded by the coding sequence ATGGACCACTCTAATTTTTCATATCTGGAAACTGAATTTCCCATTCTTTTCAATATCGGTCTAGCGGCGGAGTTCAACTTGCATCAGGATCCCATTACCTGCATGTTCAAATTGCGTCAGTTCGGGGAAAGGGTCAGTGAATTGCTTTTTGAGCTGCACCACTTGGATTTTCCTTATGATAACTCCTTTCACAACCGACTGAAAATCCTGGAATTCGAAAATGTACTTCCCAATCAGGTAAAAGACCTGCTTCATGCCATTAAGCAAAAGGGAAACGTTGCCGTACACCAAAACAAAGGTTCTTTGGAAGATGCCAAAGGACTGCTTTTTTCTACTTTCAAAATTGCCAAGTGGTTTTATCAGACTTACTCGGAGGAAAACGATGACCTGAGTACAGTCAAATTCCACCTTCCCGGGAAGCTTGATGCCAGGCATGCCCTTTATGAACTTGAAAAGGAATACGCAAATCTGCAGGAGAAATTTGATGCGCTCTTAGATGAAAGAAGTACTGCCAAACTCCCAGAAGAAAAGCTGATAGAAATACAGGACCGTTCCCAAAAAGCCGCCAGAAAGATAGAAATGTCCGAAGCGGAAACACGCTTGCTGATTGACGAACAATTGAGAACTGCGGGCTGGGAGGTAGATACACAAACCATTAATTTCCGAAAGCATCGAATCCAACCCAAGAGAGGAATGAATTTGGCCATTGCCGAATGGCCATGTGGAAGTAAATGGGCTGATTATGCGCTATTTGTCGGTACGCAACTCTATGGGATTGTAGAAGCAAAGAAATATGCTTCCGATATTTCGACAGACCTATCTCAGTCAAAAGTATATGCAGCATGTATCGAAGTCGGGCATGAAGCCGAACTTTTGGGAGAGTGGCAGGGATATAAAGTTCCATTCCTTTTCTCTACCAATGGCCGGGCTTATCTTGAACAGATCAAAACCAAAAGTGGGGTTTGGTTTTTGGATGTCAGGATAAAGCACAACAGCTCGAAAGCTTTACAAGGATGGTACAGCCCCGAAGGGTTGATCAAACTTCTGGAAAAAGATCTCAAAGCCTCTGAGGACAAACTGAAATCAGAACCGGTAGATTTTTTGGAAAGCAATTCAGGATTGGGTCTGAGAAAATACCAAATAGAGGCTATCCAAGAATTAGAAAAGGTATTGCTCAACAACCCTGACCGCTCAAGAGCGCTGGTGACCATGGCTACCGGAACAGGAAAAACACGAACCATCATCGGACTTTGCTACCGTTTGATCCAATCCAATAGATTCAAAAGAATTCTTTTTCTTGTCGATCGAACGCTTTTGGCTACACAAGCTATCAATTCCTTTAAAGACAATAAAATCATCGGGCTCAATACTTTTTCGGAAATTTATGGCATCAAGGAGTTACAGGATAAAGTTCCTGAACTGGATACAAGACTGCATTTTGCTACTGTGCAGGGAATGGTCAAACGGCTGTTTTATAGCCAAGATCTAGATGTTCCTCCGGTAGATCAGTACGATTGCATCATCATTGATGAAGCGCACAGGGGCTATTTGATAGACAGGGAAATGGATGATGAGGAATTGAACTTCAAGGACCAACGGGATTATGTGAGCAAATACCGCATGGTACTGGATTACTTTGATGCTTATGCCATTGGGCTAACGGCTACCCCGGCCCTGCACACTACCGAGATTTTTGGGACTGCTGTTTATACCTATTCCTACAGGGAAGCGGTCATTGATGGATATTTGATCGACCATGAACCGCCTTATATTATCAAGACCAAGTTGTCCGAAGAGGGGATTACTTGGGAAAAAGGTGCCCAACCGAAGGCACTTGACAGGGAAAGTAATACCATCATCGAACTGGAAAAGCTCGAAGACGAGTTGAAGATTGACATAGCAGGATTTAATAAACAAGTAATAACCCCCAGTTTCAACAGGACAGTGATCCAACAACTGGTCAAGGAACTGGATCCGGATGGAGAAGAAAAATCCCTGTTCTTTGCTGCCACAGACGAACATGCTGATATGGTAGTGGCTTATCTGAAAGAGGAATTTGCCGCAATCGGAGTGGATGTTGCGGACAATGCCATTCAGAAAATCACGGGCAAATCCTACAATCCCAAAGACCAATTCCTGCGCTTCAAAAATGAAAAACATCCCAATATAGCCGTTACCGTGGATTTGCTGACCACGGGGATTGATGTTCCTGCTATCTGTAACCTGGTCTTTATGCGTCGGGTCAAATCCAGGATTTTGTATGAACAGATGCTCGGAAGGGCCACCCGTAGATGTGATGAAATCGGGAAGGAAGTATTTAGGATTTATGATGCGGTAAAGATTTACGAGACCTTGGAAGACTTTACCCAAATGAAACCTGTGGTGGCCAATCCCAAAGTGAGCTTTCGGCAATTGGTGGAAGAATTCAAAGATATAGATCAGGGAGAACGTGCCAAAAGGCAGGTGGAGCAGTTGGTTGCCAAGCTACAGCGGAAAAAGAAATACCTGGAAGGCGATCAGGAAGATAAATTTATCTACAATGCCAAAGGTGCCAAGCCAGATGAATTTCTGGAACAATTGAAAAATCTGGATACCCCGGCTGCAGTATCCCAAATCTTACAGCTTTCGGGACTTTGGAAATTCCTCGATGAACTCAGGCCTGAGGTGGCTTTGCCTTTGATGTCTGACCATGAAGACAAATACCTGGGAACTGAAAGGGGCTATGGCAAGGCCGAAAAGCCTGAAGACTATCTGGATAATTTTACCCAATTTATACAGGAAAACCAAAATAAGATCGAAGCCCTCAAAATCGTCTGTAGTCGACCTACCGAACTGGACCGCAAGTCCTTGCGGGAATTGATGCTGGCATTGGATCAGGAAGGCTACAATGCCCATACTCTCAATGCTGCATGGAAAGCATACAAAAATGAAGATATTGCAGCAGATATCATTTCCTATATCCGAACCCTTTCTTTGGGGAGTTCTCTGGTAAGTCATGAAGAAAAGGTGAGGAAAGCAGTTGAAAGTATCCGTCAGATGAAAGACTGGAACAAAACCCAACTGAAGTGGATAGACCGTTTTGAGAAACAGTTGCTCAAAGAAACTGTGCTCAGGAAGGAAGACCTGGATCAGGATCCATTTGATGAGGCAGGAGGTTTTGACAGGCTGAACAGGATTTTTGAGGAGCAGTTGGAAGAAGTGATTGCCGAAATGAACAGAAATTTATACGCTTAA
- a CDS encoding class I SAM-dependent DNA methyltransferase, with amino-acid sequence MSAEQIAKKLWELCNVLRDDGVTYHQYLNELTFILFLRLSEVKKFDQDIPEKYRWSNLKGIKDNKELFDTYRDLLANLGTMSTNETITEIYTNASTTLRKPVNLRTLITNIDQIDWFEDEEQDKIASIYEELLEKNAGEKKSGAGQYFTPRPLINVMVELLSPKIGERWSDPAAGTFGFMIAADEYLKRKFDDYYSLSQEERSFQINKAFSGCELVQDAHRLALMNAKLHALESRIVMGDTLTELGKSFKNYDGVLANPPFGTKQGGERPTRDDFTIKTSNKQLNFLMHIYRSLRRDTGTARAAVVLPDNVLFEDNDGQKIRRDLMDKCDLHTVLRLPTGIFYAAGVKTNVLFFTRGKKETGNTKRVWFYDMRTNAPSYGKRTPFAREAFADFVKAYTGGLGLEEVKESYDGMVDDAKRQGIQDPRWQIFTRVQIAAKNDSLDIGLIEDENISKNADLGDPLDIARLASKELDGIKKELDQIIALLG; translated from the coding sequence ATGAGTGCAGAACAGATTGCAAAGAAATTGTGGGAACTGTGTAATGTTCTCCGTGACGATGGGGTGACCTATCACCAATATTTGAATGAACTGACATTTATTCTTTTTTTGAGGTTGTCTGAGGTGAAGAAGTTTGATCAGGATATTCCTGAGAAATACCGCTGGAGCAACCTGAAGGGAATTAAAGACAACAAAGAGCTTTTTGATACTTACCGGGACCTGCTTGCGAACCTTGGTACGATGTCCACCAATGAGACCATTACAGAAATCTACACCAATGCCTCTACTACCCTGAGGAAACCTGTCAACCTGCGTACCTTGATCACCAATATCGATCAGATCGATTGGTTTGAGGATGAAGAGCAGGATAAAATCGCCAGCATCTATGAAGAACTATTGGAAAAGAATGCCGGGGAGAAAAAGAGTGGGGCAGGGCAGTATTTTACCCCAAGACCACTGATCAATGTGATGGTGGAACTGCTTTCACCCAAAATCGGAGAAAGGTGGAGTGACCCGGCAGCGGGAACTTTTGGTTTTATGATCGCTGCGGATGAATACCTGAAGCGCAAGTTTGACGATTACTATTCCCTGAGTCAGGAAGAAAGAAGTTTTCAGATCAATAAAGCTTTTTCAGGATGCGAACTCGTACAGGATGCACACAGACTGGCATTGATGAATGCCAAGCTGCATGCCTTGGAAAGCAGGATTGTGATGGGAGATACCCTGACTGAACTGGGAAAGAGTTTCAAAAACTATGACGGTGTTTTGGCCAATCCGCCATTTGGAACCAAGCAGGGAGGAGAGCGGCCTACCCGTGATGACTTTACCATCAAGACCTCCAACAAGCAGCTGAATTTCCTGATGCATATTTACCGCTCCCTGAGAAGGGATACCGGTACTGCGAGGGCTGCGGTGGTGCTACCTGATAACGTGCTTTTTGAGGACAATGACGGACAGAAAATCCGTCGGGATTTGATGGATAAATGCGACCTGCATACCGTGCTGCGATTACCGACAGGGATTTTCTATGCGGCAGGAGTTAAAACCAATGTACTGTTCTTTACCCGAGGGAAAAAGGAAACAGGCAATACCAAGCGGGTATGGTTTTATGATATGCGGACCAATGCACCGAGTTATGGGAAGCGGACTCCCTTTGCCCGTGAGGCTTTTGCGGATTTTGTAAAAGCTTATACGGGAGGCTTGGGCTTAGAGGAAGTGAAGGAAAGCTACGATGGAATGGTGGATGATGCCAAGCGTCAAGGCATCCAAGATCCCCGATGGCAAATATTCACTCGGGTGCAGATTGCTGCCAAGAACGATTCATTGGATATCGGTCTGATCGAAGATGAGAACATCAGCAAAAATGCCGACTTGGGCGATCCTTTGGATATTGCAAGGTTGGCATCTAAGGAGTTGGATGGCATTAAAAAAGAGTTGGACCAGATTATTGCTTTGTTGGGATAA
- a CDS encoding restriction endonuclease subunit S, translated as MANKGDIRKEEIQPNFPKRWDIIPFKNGLMKSGKFTKLKSSQYLETGIYPIIDQGEKFISGYIDDKNLIYDGILPIVIFGDHTRNIKFIDFPFAAGADGTKILAPVEDINPHFFYYYLKTLKIPSFGYSRHYKVFDFLDLPIPPLPEQQRIVAKLDALFRHLDSLREKLDLIPELLKNFRQQVLTQAVTGELTKEWREGKGLGEWEYIGLQEVADVVDPHPSHRTPPSVLDGVPYISIKDVDSKGRIDFKNSNLVSPKVLEEHIKRYELKDGDLGFGKIGTLGKPFRLPIFNERNYTLSANIILIQPKSNCNPKFLFYYLDSPIINKLLKEGAKATSQPAFGIKKARVFPTPSPSQEEQKEIVTQIDALFSLADKIESRYGSLKVKIDQMPQAILAKAFRGELVEREVKEYVVEEGEGLMAAEEQLRYRLKTKT; from the coding sequence ATGGCAAATAAAGGTGACATAAGAAAGGAAGAAATTCAACCCAATTTCCCTAAAAGGTGGGATATAATCCCATTTAAGAATGGCTTAATGAAATCTGGAAAGTTTACAAAACTTAAATCTTCCCAATATCTAGAAACTGGTATTTATCCTATTATTGATCAAGGAGAGAAATTCATTTCAGGTTATATTGATGATAAGAATTTAATTTATGACGGTATACTTCCAATTGTGATTTTTGGTGATCATACGCGAAACATAAAATTCATAGATTTTCCTTTTGCAGCAGGCGCTGATGGAACAAAAATTCTTGCGCCAGTAGAAGACATCAATCCACACTTTTTCTACTATTATCTTAAGACATTAAAAATACCTTCTTTTGGTTATAGTAGGCACTATAAGGTATTCGATTTTTTAGACTTGCCAATTCCTCCCCTTCCCGAGCAGCAGCGCATAGTAGCCAAATTAGATGCTTTGTTTAGGCATTTGGATAGTTTGCGGGAGAAGCTGGATCTGATTCCTGAGTTGCTGAAAAACTTCCGTCAGCAGGTTTTGACCCAGGCGGTGACGGGGGAGTTGACGAAGGAGTGGAGAGAGGGGAAGGGATTGGGGGAGTGGGAATACATAGGTTTACAAGAAGTTGCTGATGTCGTTGATCCCCACCCAAGCCATAGAACTCCTCCTTCAGTATTGGACGGTGTTCCATACATAAGTATAAAAGATGTTGACTCCAAAGGCAGAATTGATTTTAAAAACTCAAATCTTGTTTCGCCAAAAGTGCTGGAAGAGCACATTAAAAGATATGAATTAAAAGATGGAGATTTAGGATTTGGTAAAATTGGAACTCTGGGAAAACCCTTTCGATTACCAATTTTTAATGAAAGAAACTATACGTTATCAGCAAACATTATTTTGATTCAACCTAAGTCAAATTGTAATCCCAAATTCTTGTTTTATTATTTAGATAGTCCTATAATAAACAAACTTCTAAAGGAGGGAGCAAAGGCTACTTCACAACCTGCGTTTGGAATCAAAAAGGCCAGAGTTTTTCCAACTCCAAGTCCATCACAGGAAGAACAAAAAGAAATCGTGACTCAGATAGATGCCCTTTTCTCCCTAGCCGACAAAATCGAATCCCGGTATGGTTCCTTAAAAGTCAAGATTGATCAAATGCCTCAGGCGATATTGGCGAAGGCTTTTCGGGGGGAGCTGGTGGAGCGGGAGGTGAAGGAGTATGTGGTGGAGGAAGGAGAGGGGTTGATGGCGGCGGAGGAACAGTTGCGTTATCGGTTGAAAACAAAAACATAA
- a CDS encoding helix-turn-helix transcriptional regulator → MNKTEEKIKALASETPASSWREKVEFRKANKATLRQAAKVALRLLDALEDKGWSQAQLARELEVTPQQVSKWIKGQGDFKFSTIDKLEKVLGIKIHAVLTEDEFVTTEEAFEASLKEEMIAYHQRWTNTQEYFKLKNQITNPQIVMAVSHADQDVIAMAG, encoded by the coding sequence ATGAATAAGACCGAAGAAAAAATCAAAGCACTAGCTTCCGAAACCCCTGCTTCTAGTTGGAGGGAAAAAGTAGAATTTCGGAAAGCCAACAAAGCAACTCTTAGACAAGCTGCTAAAGTTGCTTTAAGGCTTTTGGATGCATTAGAAGACAAGGGATGGAGTCAAGCACAGCTTGCCAGAGAACTGGAAGTCACGCCTCAGCAGGTCAGCAAATGGATCAAGGGTCAAGGTGACTTTAAGTTTTCGACCATAGATAAGCTTGAAAAGGTTCTGGGAATAAAAATCCATGCTGTTCTGACCGAGGATGAGTTTGTTACTACAGAGGAAGCTTTTGAAGCAAGTCTAAAAGAAGAAATGATCGCCTATCATCAGCGCTGGACTAATACCCAAGAATACTTCAAATTAAAAAATCAAATCACCAATCCTCAAATAGTAATGGCAGTAAGTCATGCTGATCAGGATGTAATTGCCATGGCAGGATGA
- a CDS encoding preprotein translocase subunit SecB, whose translation MKAKFSPLQLLDFKLLESHVEFVVPEEVELDVKELFQSYSVDIDFGLRNNEDEQEIQLFTIIQVNSGEDDTLSGYKIMVEGGGTFRIQNPEELEENLKNNLTQFSTLNMMINNLRNIIYQITNLGPMGGYLLPPIDITQLLRDKAGSKID comes from the coding sequence ATGAAAGCGAAATTTTCCCCATTACAATTGTTGGATTTCAAGTTATTGGAATCGCATGTTGAGTTTGTTGTTCCAGAAGAAGTAGAACTTGATGTCAAGGAGTTGTTTCAATCCTATTCAGTGGATATTGATTTTGGTCTTCGAAACAATGAAGACGAACAGGAGATCCAGTTATTCACAATAATTCAAGTCAATTCTGGAGAAGATGATACATTATCTGGGTACAAAATCATGGTAGAAGGCGGAGGTACCTTCCGTATTCAAAATCCGGAAGAACTCGAAGAGAATCTTAAAAACAACTTGACCCAGTTTTCTACGCTGAACATGATGATCAACAATCTCCGAAACATCATCTACCAAATCACCAACTTGGGCCCTATGGGTGGGTATCTGTTACCACCGATTGATATTACTCAGTTGTTGAGGGATAAGGCTGGGAGTAAAATTGATTAA
- a CDS encoding DUF4411 family protein, translated as MKAIIDTSSLLSLVRYYLPFDNHGILFNLIRKKIEIGEIVILDAVLQECRFVSKKIVVNNLTYLIDKEFQKTFQVPVKTDELIPLAPQRFLNMLKNQFAIPGQLKRLTDAEFEVQKSRFLESADAKMIMHCQYMMKDFPDEDVFIVTEESNSENDLKLFKKIPAICQTLEISVLDLPELLSKFSELDLGFNFKK; from the coding sequence ATGAAGGCAATAATCGATACCAGTTCCCTTTTGAGTTTGGTTCGGTATTACCTGCCTTTTGACAATCATGGCATACTTTTTAATCTAATCAGGAAAAAAATTGAAATAGGGGAAATAGTAATACTAGATGCGGTTTTGCAAGAATGTAGATTTGTTTCTAAAAAGATTGTGGTCAATAATCTCACCTATTTGATTGACAAAGAGTTTCAGAAGACTTTTCAAGTACCTGTAAAGACAGATGAGCTAATTCCCCTAGCTCCACAAAGGTTTTTGAATATGTTGAAAAACCAATTCGCGATTCCTGGTCAGTTGAAACGATTAACCGATGCAGAGTTCGAAGTTCAAAAGTCTAGGTTTTTGGAATCAGCCGATGCAAAAATGATCATGCATTGTCAGTACATGATGAAGGATTTTCCTGATGAAGATGTTTTTATTGTAACAGAGGAAAGCAATTCAGAAAATGATCTTAAGCTATTCAAAAAAATCCCTGCGATCTGTCAAACTTTAGAAATCTCGGTACTTGACCTACCTGAACTTTTGAGCAAGTTTTCTGAATTGGACCTTGGATTTAACTTTAAAAAATAA
- a CDS encoding ImmA/IrrE family metallo-endopeptidase, producing the protein MKTTTYNIERINHLIQQYQLGKEEFLTLISEGLKHSLTWEAVFKEEIQINHLKRIDKIFRKGLSYYLDPTPPITSKESSIFFRKEKFGTNLNLAAKKIVNQFEELKISLSGLAKLSDINLERKLPVLSNQDNPALVANKIREQLMPRSKKDPKKFLNALIDKFAEYNILVFEYVEHPSLKEKTNIDGFFLQPNVIVLRRNQDYFKREIFTLAHELGHYLLNQEEIESMDYDQMAFGKINKVEAWCNNFAFAFLAGPQLPVLDKLPNVTLRNDYNFNEIKTISDQTHLCFTAILTYLVKKGKVSGAIYAKMRSDQEEELRKRKEEDKKKRELEKEMGKASIASLAKPIKSPLFVSTIQSAFFDGVINEYELCKTLNLKPNQLEKYLR; encoded by the coding sequence TTGAAGACAACAACCTACAATATTGAAAGAATAAATCACCTGATCCAACAATACCAGTTGGGCAAGGAAGAGTTTTTGACTTTAATAAGTGAGGGATTAAAACATTCGTTGACTTGGGAAGCTGTTTTCAAGGAAGAAATACAGATCAATCATCTTAAGCGGATAGATAAGATTTTCAGGAAAGGGCTCTCTTATTACCTAGATCCAACTCCACCGATAACGAGTAAGGAGTCAAGTATTTTTTTTCGAAAAGAAAAATTCGGAACAAATCTAAATCTCGCCGCAAAGAAAATTGTGAATCAGTTTGAAGAGCTCAAGATTTCTCTTTCTGGATTAGCTAAGCTCTCTGATATCAATTTAGAAAGAAAACTCCCTGTTTTAAGCAATCAGGATAATCCAGCTTTGGTAGCAAATAAGATACGTGAACAATTGATGCCCCGCTCCAAAAAAGACCCAAAGAAATTTCTCAATGCCTTAATTGATAAATTTGCTGAGTACAATATTTTGGTCTTTGAATATGTAGAGCATCCCTCTTTAAAGGAAAAAACCAATATTGACGGATTCTTTTTACAGCCTAATGTCATTGTATTGAGGAGAAATCAGGATTATTTCAAAAGAGAAATTTTTACCCTTGCACACGAACTTGGTCATTATCTTCTGAATCAAGAAGAGATAGAATCCATGGATTACGATCAAATGGCTTTTGGGAAAATTAATAAGGTAGAGGCATGGTGTAATAATTTTGCTTTTGCCTTTTTAGCAGGCCCTCAGCTTCCTGTTTTGGATAAATTGCCCAATGTTACTCTGCGAAACGATTACAATTTTAATGAAATCAAAACCATTTCGGATCAAACCCATTTGTGCTTTACAGCCATCCTGACTTATCTGGTTAAAAAAGGTAAAGTCAGTGGAGCCATTTATGCCAAAATGAGAAGCGATCAGGAGGAAGAACTCCGGAAGAGAAAAGAAGAAGACAAAAAGAAGCGGGAACTGGAAAAGGAAATGGGTAAAGCCTCCATCGCAAGTTTGGCTAAACCCATTAAATCCCCATTATTTGTTTCCACCATACAGTCTGCGTTTTTTGATGGGGTAATTAATGAGTATGAGTTGTGCAAAACACTAAACCTCAAGCCAAACCAACTTGAAAAATACCTTAGATGA
- a CDS encoding helix-turn-helix domain-containing protein has product MKYLASRLKSARLMNGLSLQGLADRIENRITKQALSKYEQGQVIPDSEMIGLLAEALHVRPDYFHADTVIEFGEIEFKKLDSYPVKEKNRIVEIAKNELSRYIELEEILGIETKFHNPLDGMAINSLEDIEKATETLRYAWGLGIDAISNVIELLEDHHVKVIEIDSEESFDGFATWVNGKDIPLIVLNKAKFEHKLDRKRFTALHELGHLLLDVNGYKEKQKEKFCHAFAAAMLIPEDTLREELGGKRSKLSMNELGAIKQQYGISMQALVYRAKKLGLISENYLKQFYIVFNQLGFRVTEPVDYEGMEHSNRFSQLLFRALAEEYISISKAAALKNQKLAEFRKENMVI; this is encoded by the coding sequence ATGAAATACCTCGCCTCCCGTCTCAAATCAGCCCGTTTGATGAATGGCTTATCTTTGCAAGGTCTGGCAGACCGGATAGAGAATCGTATAACCAAACAAGCACTCAGCAAGTATGAGCAGGGGCAGGTAATTCCTGACTCAGAAATGATCGGTCTATTGGCAGAAGCCCTGCATGTCAGGCCGGACTATTTTCATGCCGATACTGTCATAGAATTTGGGGAAATAGAGTTTAAGAAACTGGATTCCTACCCAGTCAAAGAGAAAAATAGGATTGTAGAAATAGCCAAAAATGAACTGAGCCGCTACATCGAGTTAGAGGAAATATTGGGCATAGAAACCAAGTTCCACAACCCGCTTGATGGAATGGCAATTAATTCTCTAGAGGATATTGAAAAAGCTACTGAAACCTTAAGATATGCTTGGGGCCTGGGAATCGATGCCATTTCCAATGTGATCGAGCTTTTGGAAGATCATCATGTCAAAGTGATAGAAATTGATTCTGAGGAGTCATTTGATGGTTTTGCAACTTGGGTGAATGGAAAAGATATTCCCTTAATCGTACTCAATAAAGCCAAGTTTGAGCATAAGCTTGACCGGAAGCGCTTCACTGCCTTACATGAACTAGGACACTTGCTTCTTGATGTCAATGGATACAAAGAAAAGCAAAAGGAAAAGTTCTGCCATGCTTTTGCAGCTGCGATGTTGATCCCCGAGGATACCTTAAGAGAAGAACTGGGAGGAAAAAGAAGCAAATTGTCCATGAATGAGTTGGGAGCCATCAAGCAGCAATATGGTATTTCTATGCAGGCATTAGTTTATCGGGCTAAAAAACTCGGGCTGATCTCTGAAAATTACCTCAAGCAATTCTACATAGTTTTCAATCAGCTGGGATTTCGGGTAACTGAACCGGTGGATTATGAAGGAATGGAGCATTCTAATCGTTTTTCTCAGCTTTTGTTCAGGGCTTTAGCGGAGGAGTATATCAGCATCAGTAAGGCAGCCGCTTTGAAAAATCAGAAATTGGCTGAGTTTAGGAAGGAAAATATGGTCATCTGA
- a CDS encoding PIN domain-containing protein, translating into MRIAVTDAGIFIDLIDLDLISDFFQLDLELHTTVEVMNELFQEQKQVLAAYQDGRKLIVRNLDDQDFSKMEKIAFPRGLSPEDRSVIYIALELGNAIVLSSDKLVRKCAESHALEYHGLLWIFDLFLTSALGHPD; encoded by the coding sequence ATGAGGATTGCTGTCACAGATGCCGGTATTTTTATAGATCTGATTGATTTGGATTTGATATCTGACTTTTTTCAATTGGACTTGGAGCTTCATACAACAGTTGAGGTTATGAATGAATTATTCCAAGAGCAAAAACAGGTGTTGGCAGCATACCAAGATGGGAGAAAGCTTATCGTACGTAACCTTGATGACCAGGATTTTTCAAAAATGGAAAAAATTGCCTTCCCCAGAGGTCTATCTCCCGAGGATAGATCCGTCATTTACATCGCCTTGGAATTGGGAAATGCTATTGTGTTGAGCAGTGATAAACTTGTAAGAAAATGTGCAGAAAGTCATGCTTTAGAATATCATGGACTTTTGTGGATATTTGACTTATTCCTGACTTCCGCACTGGGACACCCTGATTAA